A window of Quercus robur chromosome 12, dhQueRobu3.1, whole genome shotgun sequence genomic DNA:
AATGTGGTGGAAGAGATGGTGATGGTGAATGAGAAAGGGGATGTGGTGGACTTGGCTGCATTGGGGAATGTGGAGGATTTGTATGGTGAAGAGTTGAAGAGGAGGACCGAAGGGTTGCAGACCAAGGATGAGTTGTTAGGGTTTTTGAGTGGGTTGAATGGAGAGTGGATGAGCTGGAGGAAGAACAGGAGGATTGTGCCCGCTAGTGTTATCGGCGACGTGTTGCCCAGAGGGTGGAAGCTTATGCTCTCTATCAAGAAGAAAGCCGGCTATGTATGGTTGCATTGCCGCCGATATATAAGGTTGTcaatttctctttgattttttttatgttatgtgtcagtaattttgtgtgtgtgtgtgtgtagttaCTTGTTTGTTAAGTTTGACATTTGAGTATGATTTAGTAAGTATTAATAaggaagaataagaaaaagaagacttaTGGAAGTAGGAAATTAAAGTGAATTTTTAACATACAAGATGTCTCAGTTGTCTTCTGCTACTCGTGGATATGAGGTGTCTATTGTTGAACTGTATAGCTATGGTCAGGGAATATCAAAATGTTTATATCCTGTTAATATCTGGTGCCTGGCGTATGAAGAGAACTTATGATTTTAAGGATACCCCAATGATGTTTTTGAGCTGTATATCAtgaatttgataaaatttatcgATTTTAATTTCTAGGAAAtatgccaagagccttgtagcccAATTGGCATCTCCTAGTATTTCCAATGGAGAAAGATATCCAGGGTTCGATTCCCTCCTCCCCCATTGTGACtatcagatatatatatataggagatttttttttttttttttttttttttttggagtgacTACAGCTCACTATGAAGACAATTTGGTGAGGGATTCTTCTGTAGAAGATGGAATTTTTCTTCTAATGCTTGCTGATTCCAAGTAAGCCCAACTGCTCGTGTCTAGTTCTATTGATTTTATCACTTGATGTTTAACTCAAACTCTAGGTGTCAATTTTTAGGTCCAATCCCTTTGTTTCCCAAACAAAGTTCCTCTCATAGAGTGCATCAATTTTGGTATTAGAGCAAACATCAATCCATCGATCAGCCTCCTCCACCACTAATGACCAAAATGCCATCAACACCAATATTACCTAACGGATTGTTTGCAATCAACAAAGCCCACACCCAATTCTAAACAACCGTCCAACAATCACCAATTTGACACTGTCACACAAAATTAATCCCAACAACCCATATGCCACCTGTTTGGCACCACAATCCACCCATTACAATGAATATAAAAGCACAAGATTAGCCACAACCCGAATCCATGTTTTAGCCATAATAGCCACCAACAATAAAACAACATTTGACTCAAGGCCCAAAGCCAAATCAAAAttccataaataaaattaaaaaaaaaaaagaaaaaaaaagaaccaaactATTCACACCATTGATAGAAAAGCCTAGCTagctacttatcaaaaaaagaaaagcctaGCTAGCTGTCCCATAGCTATTGTCTTCGAGCCAAACGGTCCCAATTGCCGCTGATTACTCATCACAGATTGTGACTTTGCAAGCACCAAGCTGTCCCCATCTTTAATCACTGCCAAACAGACAATATTGAGTCATCCTTGTGCTGGTGAACCTGCTTTTTAAATCCCCGTGCTTTGTCGACATCATTTTGTCGAAGACAACCTTACAGTGGTTGTCACCACCGAGATCCCCTAGGCAAATCTAACCCTGATTCCAAGAACCGAAATGTCTGTTTCACTGTGTCACCTCAAAGCACGATAGCTTCTATCACTAACTGCAAACCATCATTTGCTGTCGACAGTCAACCACTGACTGAGCACCGTGTTTGACATCAATCGCAATGCAGTGGAACTGATGGAAGTTTTATGATGAACACAAAATGAACCATACCCAGCCTAATTAGACTTGCCCTGATCCATTAGGAGGGAAAACTATACTTGCATTTGACCCAAACCTTTAAAAGCCAAAGTTTGCAACCGACCCAATCTAGTCTACCTAAACCCAAGACTTCACCTGAGCCGACCTATATGTGGGGAGAGAAAGTTCAATCAAAACCATAGCTTTACAATACCCAAAGAAGGGGGAACAATCCTTTCGCCTGACCCAACCCatcaaaccaattttttttacccaaccTGACCCATTATGCAAAAACAAATGTGCAAAAGGTCTGGGGAATCCGTTGATCATCTCCTCCTTCACTGTCCTTTTGCTTTTGAGATGTGGAGTATGGTTTTTTGCTTGGGTGGTATTTGTTGGGTGATGCCGCAAAGGGTAGTGGATTTGTTAGACTGTTGGTCTTGCAACTTCAGGCGTCATCATAATATAGTTATTTGGAGGATGGTGCCTCACTGTTTGTTGTGGTGTATCTGGAGGGAGCGGAATGCTAGAAGTTTTGAGGGTCGTGAACGGTCCATTCTTGagtttaagtcttttttctttcttactctTCTCGAATGGTGCTTAGTTTtaccttctttttcttgtttatctCTTCCTGCTTTGTTTGATCTTTGTAATTTGGTTTCTTGATGTTTTTGCCTTCTTAGTACATTTCCTATGTACGGGGCTGtgttcttctttattttatatcttccattacttatcaaaaaaaaaaaaaaaaaaagcttgagaATTGATCTGACACATTTAAGAGATCCAAGCCTAAGCCATCCCCCACCCAATCCTCAGTTACCTTCACTAAAGCCTCAAACATTTGCTTCTCAATCACcaccattttattttctctcaattgcAAAGGTTTGACTTACTTTAATACAGTTGCCAAATGTAGTTAATTAGCTCAATATGAATAGAATAAAACTTACTAGAACCTGAACTGGCCTTGTTTTATGTATTTGGGTTGTTTGTCATGGCCTTTTGGATTTTCTGTCTTTGACCTGAACGACTTTGACTCAAGCTGATTTTGCCAAAGTCATTTCAACTGCCATCACATTTATGttcttgttaagaacataaatttATATAGTCTGTGAAAGGATTGTTCTCAAACTTCTTAGATTTACATCAATTATTTGATTTCTTCCTCATGGGAATGGATCTTTTATGTGTAACAAACTAATTAGATTTTACTTGCTGAACTTTTGGGTCGAAATTAGCTTATTCAGGTTGGATTTTTGGGATCAATCTTGCctttaaatgttaatttttttttggttttctttaatGTATGTTGTTTCATTATGTTGGAAAGTATGGTAATTATAATGACTTTGAACTGTGCCTGTCTTACGTCAGTTATATCATGGAACTGTTggattttacctttttttccttttcttttcttcttttgcctTATGTATGACTAGAAGGGTGTACAGCTACTTTCATTGATTTTGGTGCTTAttcttaattctttttaatGCCATGTGGTTCTTACTCAATTTGCCGTAATTCGGAACCATCCAGCCCTAATGGACAGCAGTTTGTGTCGTGCAAGGAAGTTTCATCACACTTACTTTCCTTTTCTGGACTCCAAGATGCAAGCCAACCCAGATCTGGTTATACTGATGAAAATTTTCAGTTGGCTAGCAAAATGGATTTTGGAGATGTAAGTGTCTGGGATCTTCATCTTACCcgtttaatttgatttatatttatatttacaaGGTTTGCAACAGGATGCAGATCCTAAACTTGAAGATGCGAAGAATGCTGATGACCTTGTTAGTTGTTCACAGCTCCCCATGACTTCTATATTAACTGATGAGAAGCAGGACACCTTGAACACACAGGATTCAGGGATTCAAATAGGGGAAGTTTTAAAATGCCACAAATGCACCATGACATCTGATGGGAAGAATGATTTAGTTCACCATCTGATATCATCTCACCAGAGTACGGCAAATAGGTGTAAACAAGGTACGTCTATTGCTGATGGTGTAATAATTAAAGATGGAAAATATGAATGCCAGTTCTGCCATAAAATATTTGATGAGAGGCATCGTTACAATGGCCATATTGGGGTCCATGTGAGGGACTATGCAAAGAGTGTTGAGGCTTTGGGAGGATTAAAAGACATGCAGAAGGGCATTGACTCTGCACCAACCAGAGTTCTGCCATCAACCTCAAAGATGCATGAATCTATTGGAATTGGCAGGGAAAAACCTCCCACTGCTGGTGTTGTCAATGAATTAAGTTCTGGCTTTTCTCATGGTATAATAAAAGTAGATAATGTTACTGAAACTTGTGGTGACACAGATGGTCATTTGCTCGTTCTTTTGTCTCAAGACAATCAAAATGTAAAGGCTGACAAAGATGACTATTCTTTAGTTGAGGAATATAGTGATAAGCAGGATAAAATTTGCAACATGAATATGGATGACTTGGTGAAGGTAGATGTGGCTACAGTTTTTGCCAATAGATGTAATGCTTGTCCAGTCGATGAAAATTCTCTTAAAAATGAGAATAAAATTAGTTGTGAATCTTCTGATGAAACAAATGCCCACAAATGCATTCCCAGTGGAATTGATAATTGTGTTGCAGAAAGTAAAAGTTTTGGAAGCTGTTCACTTGCCCCACCTGGAAATGAGAGAGCTCTTGTTGTTGAAAACAATGTGATTGAAGCATCTGTCCACTCAGTGAAGGAGCCACAGCTGGAGATTGGTTCTGAAAGCAGTTTTCATACTTTGAATGGTAAGGATAAATGTAGTGGTGAGGATTTGCAGGACAAATGTCTTACTAGCACAGTTGAAGATACGAAAGTTGACAGTGGTTGTACATTTGAGAATAATGAGTCGGTATCTGGTTTTGGCAATCATCTCAGTGGGCTCAAGGATGTTTGTACTAATGTTAAGCAGCAATGCAGTTCTGAAGTCTCTTCGCTTTTACCATTTGGGAATGAACAAAGATCCAGTTTAATGAATAATGAGAACGAGATTGTGAGTTCCTTCATGTTGGAGTCTCTGCAGGAAGGGAGCTCTGGAAGCAGTTTATGTAGCTTGTCTACTGATAAAAGAACATGTTCTGCCAGCAATATTGTGAACAATGTTTCTACTAGCACAGGGGACAAGCCTAGATTTGATGAAGTCAATATCTCTGGGAACAATGTAATTGCAATTGGTTTTGGGAGCAATCATGCTTCACAGAGCAACGAAGCTGTGATTGGCATTAAGAAAGATGGGAGTTCTGGAAGCTCTTTACACATTTCATCTTTGGATGAGGAATGCATTGTTGATAATAATGTAAATAAGAATCCCCATTGCACAATGGAGGAGCCCTTTCAAGGAGAGGCTTCTAAAAGCCATGTATTTGCCCCATCTGCTGATGAGCAAAGATCTGATTTTGACAATAATATGAATAAAGTTTCTACTGACACATTAGAGGGGCTCAAGCTTGATGAAGTCGAAAGCTGTAAGAATAATCAGTTAAGTATTGCTTTTGACAGGAATGAAACTGGAGTAGGTGTGGATACTACTGCTTGCAGTGAGCAGGAAAAATGTTTTAAAGGCTCTTTACTTGTTTCATCTGCAGATGAGCATGGATATGACATCTGGAATGGTACAACGAAGGAACTTAAACAGACAAGAGGTCCTTCTGAAAGTGGCTTACTTAGCCAATCTGATTATGAACAATACCAGGTTAATATGAATGATGTGAATAAGGTTTCCTGTAGCTCAATAGAGGACGCCGGAAATAAGAAAGTGAAGAGCCCTTGGAGCACTGAACTGTTACCTGCTTTTGACACCCAGGCAGGTCTAGATGTGGATGTGACAAGCACTATGCAGGGACAAAGTTCTGAAGGTTGTTCCTCTGTTCCTTCTGGGGCTGAGCAAACATTCTCCGCTGATAATGACGTAACTGGTGTTTATAGTAGCGCAGTGGGGGAGCTTAAGCATGAAAGAGGCTCTAAAAATGGTTGTGAACAAGTcgaaaataagttgaataggtTCTGTACAAGCACAGTGTGGGAGCAGCCCAGATTTGAAGACATGGGGAAGCCTAGGGATGCTGATTTAATGATGGGCTTTGGAAATCATGCCCAATCAAATGAGGATGTCATGGAAGAGCTTATGTGGAGAACTAATGAACAAAATGTACAGCAGAGTGGTTTAGCCAATAGTTCATCTCCACTGATGCCATTGTCTGAATGTTTACCAAACTTTGATGTAATGACAAGCAAGGTATGAAGCATAACTATTTTTGAAGCAACAGTATGTTGCTTGGGATAAATACAGAAATGTTCATGCTTGATGAAATTAAACTACTAaatgtttttcttcaataagtttcttttcattttttttagtcctggattattttttaatatgtcaTAGGATTACTCATTTGCCATCAATTTATTTCTGAAATTCACTTTTTATCTGTCAGACAGCAAGAATATGATGGATCccttgatttgtttgtgttgcaCGTGGCTAGATATATTCCTTTGTCCCACCCcttttgtgtaaaaaaatgctaaattgcTTGCTTAGAGAGGATTATGAATTCCTTGATTTGTACATAGAACCAATTTGGGCTGGCTTGGGTGATGCCCAAATCAGTGCTTGAACTGTTAGAATGTTGGAAGGTCAGTTTCAGTGCTGCAGAGGAGCCAAGGTGTGGCAAGCCTTGATTGTGTGTG
This region includes:
- the LOC126710133 gene encoding uncharacterized protein LOC126710133 → MASASVVDNHRLETLPLIDLRLLSQSELFSLSLCSSSSSNASSLSSSNDNDDVLIPKIDRSVFNESAGSRKQTYSRLRLAPRKPQSPSSTSSSPFFLPRQIDEENSQIISLLKQLFASETHNHDLVPFRAEYEPSLPDPSTEGLQNVRIEYEPSLLPDSSNAGFQSVPIDVIGGGGGGEKKRKRGRPRKNEVMMIERKVEVLPIVPVNVGVSSEGNKKRKRGRPRKDDKSRKDERKKVRDVNVVEEMVMVNEKGDVVDLAALGNVEDLYGEELKRRTEGLQTKDELLGFLSGLNGEWMSWRKNRRIVPASVIGDVLPRGWKLMLSIKKKAGYVWLHCRRYISPNGQQFVSCKEVSSHLLSFSGLQDASQPRSGYTDENFQLASKMDFGDDADPKLEDAKNADDLVSCSQLPMTSILTDEKQDTLNTQDSGIQIGEVLKCHKCTMTSDGKNDLVHHLISSHQSTANRCKQGTSIADGVIIKDGKYECQFCHKIFDERHRYNGHIGVHVRDYAKSVEALGGLKDMQKGIDSAPTRVLPSTSKMHESIGIGREKPPTAGVVNELSSGFSHGIIKVDNVTETCGDTDGHLLVLLSQDNQNVKADKDDYSLVEEYSDKQDKICNMNMDDLVKVDVATVFANRCNACPVDENSLKNENKISCESSDETNAHKCIPSGIDNCVAESKSFGSCSLAPPGNERALVVENNVIEASVHSVKEPQLEIGSESSFHTLNGKDKCSGEDLQDKCLTSTVEDTKVDSGCTFENNESVSGFGNHLSGLKDVCTNVKQQCSSEVSSLLPFGNEQRSSLMNNENEIVSSFMLESLQEGSSGSSLCSLSTDKRTCSASNIVNNVSTSTGDKPRFDEVNISGNNVIAIGFGSNHASQSNEAVIGIKKDGSSGSSLHISSLDEECIVDNNVNKNPHCTMEEPFQGEASKSHVFAPSADEQRSDFDNNMNKVSTDTLEGLKLDEVESCKNNQLSIAFDRNETGVGVDTTACSEQEKCFKGSLLVSSADEHGYDIWNGTTKELKQTRGPSESGLLSQSDYEQYQVNMNDVNKVSCSSIEDAGNKKVKSPWSTELLPAFDTQAGLDVDVTSTMQGQSSEGCSSVPSGAEQTFSADNDVTGVYSSAVGELKHERGSKNGCEQVENKLNRFCTSTVWEQPRFEDMGKPRDADLMMGFGNHAQSNEDVMEELMWRTNEQNVQQSGLANSSSPLMPLSECLPNFDVMTSKGGDKSFSSNERFDSTSGLEGLGSSSIAHLEYNFLTMQPSPNPEESNVLSYDAEMEQGFDSSIWLKKEALPLLPKLASRHQVRTACVWCGIEFHIESANSGMQPGSVGFMCGTCKAKFSGQFNVL